The proteins below are encoded in one region of Acidimicrobiales bacterium:
- a CDS encoding helix-turn-helix domain-containing protein, with product MAQAQTERILSDAEFSAAVAAVTSAFGDPTRRDIYLFARSEKGATATEVAEHFDLHPNVARHHLDKLAAGGYLEVVLDRPGAGGAGRPSKRYRSTPGGSGLELHVKSDDLMVRLLGNALGLLPPDVAQAMAEQVGEEYGRSLAEHMAPGEGQRSLRSALQAVAEALTAHGFAAHAESRSGTLAIISDLCPFGDTAVQNPVICAVDRGMVRGMLAGLYGDTAPTTEANRAQGATACVTVV from the coding sequence GTGGCGCAGGCTCAGACCGAGCGCATCCTCTCCGACGCCGAGTTCTCGGCTGCGGTGGCGGCGGTGACCTCGGCGTTCGGGGACCCGACGCGACGGGACATCTACCTGTTCGCCCGCAGCGAGAAGGGCGCCACCGCCACCGAGGTGGCGGAGCACTTCGACCTCCACCCCAACGTCGCCCGCCACCACCTCGACAAGCTGGCGGCCGGGGGCTACCTCGAGGTCGTCCTCGACCGGCCCGGAGCCGGTGGGGCGGGCCGGCCCTCCAAGCGCTACCGCTCCACCCCGGGAGGCTCGGGCCTGGAGCTCCACGTGAAGAGCGACGACCTCATGGTGAGGCTGCTGGGCAACGCCTTGGGGCTGCTCCCCCCGGACGTGGCCCAGGCCATGGCCGAGCAGGTGGGTGAGGAGTACGGCCGCTCCCTGGCCGAGCACATGGCGCCGGGAGAGGGCCAGCGCTCCCTGCGGTCCGCCCTCCAGGCGGTGGCCGAGGCCCTGACCGCCCACGGCTTCGCCGCCCACGCCGAGTCCCGCTCGGGGACCCTGGCCATCATCTCGGACCTGTGCCCGTTCGGGGACACGGCGGTCCAGAACCCGGTGATCTGCGCCGTCGACCGGGGCATGGTCCGGGGGATGCTGGCCGGTCTCTACGGGGACACCGCCCCGACCACGGAGGCCAACCGGGCGCAGGGCGCCACCGCCTGCGTCACCGTCGTCTGA